Genomic DNA from Clostridium sp. BJN0013:
GGGGTGAGTGTGATTGCACTTCACTGTAATCCGTATAATAACATGTGCCGATTACTCTTTTAAGTACAAATAAGTGTGCCCTAGGGCACGTAAGTTAATCTTTGTTTAAACAAAGACCGTTTAAAAGTATGAGTATTCAGTCAACACCTGTGTACTTTATTTTTTTATTTGTAGGTGATATAAATGTTAAAAATCGTTTATCCTATTTGTTGCGGTATTGATGTTCACAAAAAATTTGTAGTTGCAACTGTAACATCAACCAATGAGAATAACATCACTACCTATGCAACCAAACAATTCAGTACTTACTCAAAGAATCTTTTCCATTTAAAAGAGTGGTTATCTGAGCATAACTGTAAAGAAGTTTGTATGGAAAGCACCGGAAAGTACTGGATACCTATCTATAACATACTTGAAGATTCCTGTAATATTACTCTGGCTAACCCAAAGTACGTTAAAAACATTCCCGGCAAAAAAACTGATAAAAAAGATTCTCTATGGCTTGCAGACTTACATAAGCATGGATTAGTTAAAGGAAGTTTTATTCCTCCAAAGGCCATAAGAGAACTACGAGACCTTATGCGCTATCGCTTTAAACTTACAAATTTCCGTTCAAGTGAGAAAAACAGATTCCAAAATTCATTAACAGTTTCAAATATCATGATTTCAAGCGTAGTATCAGATACCTTTGGTAAATCATCATCAGCTATAATTAAATATGCCATGGAGCATCCTGATAAATTAGATATAGACTATACTCAATTTCTACACAAGAGTATGTTATCTAAGGCTGACGAAATTAAGATTGCTATGCAAGGAAGCATCTCTAAAAATCAAACAGCAAAGATGTCTGTATGCTTGAATCATTATGATTATATTAACAATTGTATTTCTCAACTTGATACTGCCATTTCATTAATTTCAAGTGAATTTAAGTCACAAATTGAGCTTATTGCTTCTGCCCCTGGGATAACTACACAATCTGCTACAACTATAATTTCTGAAATTGGAGTGGATATGTCAGTCTTTCCAGATGCTAAACATCTGTGTTCTTGGGCAGGTCTTACACCACAAAATAATGAAAGTGCTGGCAAAAAGAAAAGTGTTCGTATAAGCCGTGCCGGAGCTTATTTAAAGCCAATACTTATTCAGTGTGCTAATGCAGCAATAAAAAACAAGTCCTGCCCATACTTTAAATATCGTTATGAAAGTATAAAGAAAAGACGTGGGCACAAAAGAGCAATTATTGCTATAGCAAGAATGCTTTTAACCTGTATTTATAATATGCTTTTAAAAAATGAAGCCTTTGATAATTCTATTTATGAAAAATATCTAAAAAGAGAAAACACTTCTCGACATTTTCAACCTGATATAGATAGAATTATTTTATTTCTTCAAGCTCAAGGCTTTGAAGTAACAAAAGTAAGTCAAGAGATATCACCGAAAATAAGTTGATTTTTAATTATAAATAATATAAGTCTCTTTTTTTGACCTCATTTTAATAGGTCTTTTTGTCATGTTCAAAAACACCTGAATTTCTTTCAAGTTAACTCTTAGCTTCTTTATATATATTTGATATATACTTTTTTAATTCATTACAAATTCTCAATGATAAATTATTATCCGTAAGCCCTTTCCTAGAAGCATCTATTTTATCCCTAAGTTTATTAGCAGTTATAATTCCATTTATCCTAGAATCTACAGATCCAGCGGTACTTATAAAACTTCTTATGTCATTATATATATTCCAATCAATTATTCTATCATCTACTTTTAAAAATATACCTCTATAATAATAATTATCAATTGGGAAAGAAGAGTAGCATATAAAGCATCGAAAATCTATTCCATCTATATCAAAATTGAAACTTTTCTTATAACAATTATTATTAATAGTATATCTTTTTATCGTTTCACCGCATAAATTTATTCTAAAATTATCACTTATAGGAAGGTATGACAATTTATTTTTAAGTAAATCCATATTAGTTTTTTTATTTCTATAATCCATAAAAATAGAATGTAAAATTTTGCAATTTCTAATTATTAGTTTACTTCCAGATTCATATGGAATTACATTATAATTATTCAAATATTCTGTCTCTCTAAATTGTGTATTATTATTAGTAGTTACTATCGATTTATGAAGAAGTTTTTTATTATGTATTTTACTATAAATATCTACATGGTTTCCTAACCTTTGAAAGGAACTAAATGCAATACCGTAACATCCTAATTTAACTCGTTTAAATTTTTTAGTATATATATCTTTCTTTTTTGTGCTATTTGCTAACTCTCTAAGATTCTCCAAATCATTTTCTGAAAATCCATCTCCATCTCCCCAAATTATTATTTCAATAATATATCTTTCCTCATTTTCTTTTTTTTCTTTAAATTCGATATTT
This window encodes:
- a CDS encoding IS110 family transposase, which translates into the protein MLKIVYPICCGIDVHKKFVVATVTSTNENNITTYATKQFSTYSKNLFHLKEWLSEHNCKEVCMESTGKYWIPIYNILEDSCNITLANPKYVKNIPGKKTDKKDSLWLADLHKHGLVKGSFIPPKAIRELRDLMRYRFKLTNFRSSEKNRFQNSLTVSNIMISSVVSDTFGKSSSAIIKYAMEHPDKLDIDYTQFLHKSMLSKADEIKIAMQGSISKNQTAKMSVCLNHYDYINNCISQLDTAISLISSEFKSQIELIASAPGITTQSATTIISEIGVDMSVFPDAKHLCSWAGLTPQNNESAGKKKSVRISRAGAYLKPILIQCANAAIKNKSCPYFKYRYESIKKRRGHKRAIIAIARMLLTCIYNMLLKNEAFDNSIYEKYLKRENTSRHFQPDIDRIILFLQAQGFEVTKVSQEISPKIS
- a CDS encoding ATP-binding protein, which codes for MQNNGYIIDGNNAAILFSKHIYDSVSSLVENVANFYNVDANEVNIEFKEKKENEERYIIEIIIWGDGDGFSENDLENLRELANSTKKKDIYTKKFKRVKLGCYGIAFSSFQRLGNHVDIYSKIHNKKLLHKSIVTTNNNTQFRETEYLNNYNVIPYESGSKLIIRNCKILHSIFMDYRNKKTNMDLLKNKLSYLPISDNFRINLCGETIKRYTINNNCYKKSFNFDIDGIDFRCFICYSSFPIDNYYYRGIFLKVDDRIIDWNIYNDIRSFISTAGSVDSRINGIITANKLRDKIDASRKGLTDNNLSLRICNELKKYISNIYKEAKS